A genome region from Falco biarmicus isolate bFalBia1 chromosome 11, bFalBia1.pri, whole genome shotgun sequence includes the following:
- the ODR4 gene encoding protein odr-4 homolog isoform X2, whose translation MVETTILSLKPGAMGRTYFVEEAIGQYLSDLSTKLKPYVTGLLIGQCSLQRDYVIRAVRTPPKEEQKEDNIDLSKLASIDEEWITAHASQVSRMLPGGLLVLGVFIIATPELSKDCQNVLRKLIFSVEKSLTKRRLWKPAEEEVSDRAALQICSATKKVVCRTYDVQDPKSSAKPADWKYQSALSASWLALYCTVNVNIHIPLLATSPNHDLEKNTKNGLNRWSKQIEDSVFLINGQVKDDDAELLEGQKKLRGSTQSSSQSSDVKVLTQLSQGSSHRSTATVQVCSGSINLKGAVKCRAYIHNNKPKVKEAIQALKRDIINTLSDRCEILFEDLIINEGHHKKNFEREYHVLPQRLFVPVAGSTVMLSDYKFGDEATGEIQERFVEMLDQSVQAENIHIAEEMSTVDICPITDRTDDTQQKQLTKATLLLKLQQNMGVVIAAAVAVFASIFSFNYFSD comes from the exons ATG GTTGAAACTACAATACTTAGTCTTAAACCTGGAGCTATGGGTAGAACTTACTTTGTTGAGGAAGCTATCGGGCAATATCTTTCAGACCTTAGCACAAAATTAAAGCCTTATGTCACTGGCCTGTTAATAGGGCAG TGTTCCCTACAAAGAGACTACGTAATTCGGGCTGTTCGAACGCCTccaaaggaagagcagaaggaagacaACATTGATCTTTCAAAACTGGCATCCATTGATGAAGAATGGATAACTGCACATGCCAGTCAG gtttctAGAATGCTTCCTGGAGGCTTATTAGTTCTTGGTGTATTTATTATTGCAACTCCAGAACTATCAAAAGATTGTCAAAATGTTTTGCGCAAG CTAATCTTCTCAGTGGAAAAATCGTTGACTAAAAGAAGGCTCTGGAAACCTGCGGAGGAGGAGGTCTCAGACAGAGCAGCTCTTCAAATCTGTTCTGCTACAAAAAA AGTAGTTTGCCGAACCTATGATGTACAAGATCCAAAG AGTTCAGCTAAACCAGCAGATTGGAAGTATCAGAGTGCTCTATCTGCTTCCTGGTTAGCTTTGTACTGCACTGTAAATGTTAATATTCACATTCCACTTCTTGCTACTTCACCGAACCATGACTTGGAGAAGAATACAAAG aatgggTTAAATCGATGGTCAAAACAGATAGAAGACAGTGTTTTTCTGATCAATGGACAAGTCAAAGATGATGATGCAGAATTACTAGAAGGGCAG aaAAAGTTAAGGGGAAGTACTCAGTCCAGCTCCCAGTCTTCTGATGTCAAGGTTCTGACACAGCTG tcccaGGGTTCAAGTCATAGATCGACAGCTACAGTCCAGGTCTGCAGTGGTTCCATAAATCTCAAAGGGGCTGTGAAATGCAGAGCCTACATACATAACAACAAGCCAAAAGTTAAAGAAGCTATTCAG GCTTTGAAAAGAGACATAATAAATACCTTGAGTGATCGGTGTGAAATACTATTTGAAGATCTAATTATAAATGAAGGACATCACAAAAAAA attttgAGAGGGAATATCATGTCTTACCTCAAAGACTGTTCGTCCCTGTTGCTGGATCCACTGTGATGCTCAGTGATTATAAGTTTGGTGATGAGGCCACTGGAGAAATTCAGGAACGTTTTGTTGAGATGTTGGATCAGTCTGTGCAAGCTGAAAATATCCATATAGCAGAGGAAATGAGCACAG TTGATATTTGTCCCATCACAGACCGCACGGATGACACGCAACAGAAACAACTGACAAAAGCAACATTGCTGTTGAAACTTCAACAAAATATGG GTGTGGTAAtagcagctgctgttgcagtcTTTGCATCAATCTTCTCTTTCAATTACTTCAGTGATTAA
- the PDC gene encoding phosducin, with translation MEENANTSFEEDFEGQATHTGPKGVINDWRKFKLESEDRDSLSLSKKEILRQMSSPHRSFSKDDKQTRERFCRKMSMQEYELIHDEQEDESCLQKYRKRCMQDMHQRLSFGPKYGYVCELQNGEQFLEAIEKEHKNTTVIVHIYEDGTKGCDALNNSLTCLAAEYATVKFCKIKASDTGAGDRFSSDVLPTLLVYKGGELLSNFISISEQFNEEFFAVDVESFLNEYGLLPERELPALGNGNTDEQDVE, from the exons AAGAAGATTTTGAAGGACAGGCGACACACACAG GGCCCAAAGGCGTGATCAATGACTGGAGGAAGTTTAAATTAGAAAGTGAAGACAGAGACTCCTTATCCTTgagcaagaaagaaattcttaGACAAATGTCTTCACCACACAGATCTTTCAGTAAAGATGATAAACAGACCAGAGAGAGATTCTGCCGTAAG ATGAGCATGCAGGAGTATGAGTTAATTCACGATGAGCAAGAAGATGAAAGTTGCCTACAAAAATACCGCAAACGCTGCATGCAGGATATGCACCAGAGGCTGAGTTTTGGGCCAAAATATGGTTACGTGTGTGAGCTGCAGAATGGGGAACAGTTCCTGGAAGCCATTGAGAAAGAGCATAAAAACACCACTGTCATTGTCCACATTTATGAAGATGGCACCAAGGGCTGCGATGCTCTCAACAACAGCTTGACCTGCCTGGCAGCTGAGTATGCCACCGTGAAGTTCTGCAAGATCAAGGCCTCCGACACGGGGGCCGGAGATCGCTTCTCAAGCGACGTGCTTCCCACTCTACTGGTCTATAAGGGTGGGGAGCTTCTGAGCAATTTCATCAGCATTTCTGAACAATTCAATGAGGAGTTTTTTGCTGTGGATGTGGAGTCTTTCCTAAATGAGTATGGGCTGCTACCTGAAAGGGAGCTTCCAGCACTGGGAAATGGCAACACAGATGAGCAAGATGTTGAATAA
- the ODR4 gene encoding protein odr-4 homolog isoform X3: MGRTYFVEEAIGQYLSDLSTKLKPYVTGLLIGQCSLQRDYVIRAVRTPPKEEQKEDNIDLSKLASIDEEWITAHASQVSRMLPGGLLVLGVFIIATPELSKDCQNVLRKLIFSVEKSLTKRRLWKPAEEEVSDRAALQICSATKKVVCRTYDVQDPKSSAKPADWKYQSALSASWLALYCTVNVNIHIPLLATSPNHDLEKNTKNGLNRWSKQIEDSVFLINGQVKDDDAELLEGQKKLRGSTQSSSQSSDVKVLTQLSQGSSHRSTATVQVCSGSINLKGAVKCRAYIHNNKPKVKEAIQALKRDIINTLSDRCEILFEDLIINEGHHKKNFEREYHVLPQRLFVPVAGSTVMLSDYKFGDEATGEIQERFVEMLDQSVQAENIHIAEEMSTVDICPITDRTDDTQQKQLTKATLLLKLQQNMGVVIAAAVAVFASIFSFNYFSD; the protein is encoded by the exons ATGGGTAGAACTTACTTTGTTGAGGAAGCTATCGGGCAATATCTTTCAGACCTTAGCACAAAATTAAAGCCTTATGTCACTGGCCTGTTAATAGGGCAG TGTTCCCTACAAAGAGACTACGTAATTCGGGCTGTTCGAACGCCTccaaaggaagagcagaaggaagacaACATTGATCTTTCAAAACTGGCATCCATTGATGAAGAATGGATAACTGCACATGCCAGTCAG gtttctAGAATGCTTCCTGGAGGCTTATTAGTTCTTGGTGTATTTATTATTGCAACTCCAGAACTATCAAAAGATTGTCAAAATGTTTTGCGCAAG CTAATCTTCTCAGTGGAAAAATCGTTGACTAAAAGAAGGCTCTGGAAACCTGCGGAGGAGGAGGTCTCAGACAGAGCAGCTCTTCAAATCTGTTCTGCTACAAAAAA AGTAGTTTGCCGAACCTATGATGTACAAGATCCAAAG AGTTCAGCTAAACCAGCAGATTGGAAGTATCAGAGTGCTCTATCTGCTTCCTGGTTAGCTTTGTACTGCACTGTAAATGTTAATATTCACATTCCACTTCTTGCTACTTCACCGAACCATGACTTGGAGAAGAATACAAAG aatgggTTAAATCGATGGTCAAAACAGATAGAAGACAGTGTTTTTCTGATCAATGGACAAGTCAAAGATGATGATGCAGAATTACTAGAAGGGCAG aaAAAGTTAAGGGGAAGTACTCAGTCCAGCTCCCAGTCTTCTGATGTCAAGGTTCTGACACAGCTG tcccaGGGTTCAAGTCATAGATCGACAGCTACAGTCCAGGTCTGCAGTGGTTCCATAAATCTCAAAGGGGCTGTGAAATGCAGAGCCTACATACATAACAACAAGCCAAAAGTTAAAGAAGCTATTCAG GCTTTGAAAAGAGACATAATAAATACCTTGAGTGATCGGTGTGAAATACTATTTGAAGATCTAATTATAAATGAAGGACATCACAAAAAAA attttgAGAGGGAATATCATGTCTTACCTCAAAGACTGTTCGTCCCTGTTGCTGGATCCACTGTGATGCTCAGTGATTATAAGTTTGGTGATGAGGCCACTGGAGAAATTCAGGAACGTTTTGTTGAGATGTTGGATCAGTCTGTGCAAGCTGAAAATATCCATATAGCAGAGGAAATGAGCACAG TTGATATTTGTCCCATCACAGACCGCACGGATGACACGCAACAGAAACAACTGACAAAAGCAACATTGCTGTTGAAACTTCAACAAAATATGG GTGTGGTAAtagcagctgctgttgcagtcTTTGCATCAATCTTCTCTTTCAATTACTTCAGTGATTAA
- the ODR4 gene encoding protein odr-4 homolog isoform X1: MCFGFFIVNVCERPERTKQFSKQICMVETTILSLKPGAMGRTYFVEEAIGQYLSDLSTKLKPYVTGLLIGQCSLQRDYVIRAVRTPPKEEQKEDNIDLSKLASIDEEWITAHASQVSRMLPGGLLVLGVFIIATPELSKDCQNVLRKLIFSVEKSLTKRRLWKPAEEEVSDRAALQICSATKKVVCRTYDVQDPKSSAKPADWKYQSALSASWLALYCTVNVNIHIPLLATSPNHDLEKNTKNGLNRWSKQIEDSVFLINGQVKDDDAELLEGQKKLRGSTQSSSQSSDVKVLTQLSQGSSHRSTATVQVCSGSINLKGAVKCRAYIHNNKPKVKEAIQALKRDIINTLSDRCEILFEDLIINEGHHKKNFEREYHVLPQRLFVPVAGSTVMLSDYKFGDEATGEIQERFVEMLDQSVQAENIHIAEEMSTVDICPITDRTDDTQQKQLTKATLLLKLQQNMGVVIAAAVAVFASIFSFNYFSD, translated from the exons ATGTGCTTTGGTTTTTTCATAGTTAATGTTTGTGAAAGACCTGAACGCACGAagcaattttcaaaacagatctGCATG GTTGAAACTACAATACTTAGTCTTAAACCTGGAGCTATGGGTAGAACTTACTTTGTTGAGGAAGCTATCGGGCAATATCTTTCAGACCTTAGCACAAAATTAAAGCCTTATGTCACTGGCCTGTTAATAGGGCAG TGTTCCCTACAAAGAGACTACGTAATTCGGGCTGTTCGAACGCCTccaaaggaagagcagaaggaagacaACATTGATCTTTCAAAACTGGCATCCATTGATGAAGAATGGATAACTGCACATGCCAGTCAG gtttctAGAATGCTTCCTGGAGGCTTATTAGTTCTTGGTGTATTTATTATTGCAACTCCAGAACTATCAAAAGATTGTCAAAATGTTTTGCGCAAG CTAATCTTCTCAGTGGAAAAATCGTTGACTAAAAGAAGGCTCTGGAAACCTGCGGAGGAGGAGGTCTCAGACAGAGCAGCTCTTCAAATCTGTTCTGCTACAAAAAA AGTAGTTTGCCGAACCTATGATGTACAAGATCCAAAG AGTTCAGCTAAACCAGCAGATTGGAAGTATCAGAGTGCTCTATCTGCTTCCTGGTTAGCTTTGTACTGCACTGTAAATGTTAATATTCACATTCCACTTCTTGCTACTTCACCGAACCATGACTTGGAGAAGAATACAAAG aatgggTTAAATCGATGGTCAAAACAGATAGAAGACAGTGTTTTTCTGATCAATGGACAAGTCAAAGATGATGATGCAGAATTACTAGAAGGGCAG aaAAAGTTAAGGGGAAGTACTCAGTCCAGCTCCCAGTCTTCTGATGTCAAGGTTCTGACACAGCTG tcccaGGGTTCAAGTCATAGATCGACAGCTACAGTCCAGGTCTGCAGTGGTTCCATAAATCTCAAAGGGGCTGTGAAATGCAGAGCCTACATACATAACAACAAGCCAAAAGTTAAAGAAGCTATTCAG GCTTTGAAAAGAGACATAATAAATACCTTGAGTGATCGGTGTGAAATACTATTTGAAGATCTAATTATAAATGAAGGACATCACAAAAAAA attttgAGAGGGAATATCATGTCTTACCTCAAAGACTGTTCGTCCCTGTTGCTGGATCCACTGTGATGCTCAGTGATTATAAGTTTGGTGATGAGGCCACTGGAGAAATTCAGGAACGTTTTGTTGAGATGTTGGATCAGTCTGTGCAAGCTGAAAATATCCATATAGCAGAGGAAATGAGCACAG TTGATATTTGTCCCATCACAGACCGCACGGATGACACGCAACAGAAACAACTGACAAAAGCAACATTGCTGTTGAAACTTCAACAAAATATGG GTGTGGTAAtagcagctgctgttgcagtcTTTGCATCAATCTTCTCTTTCAATTACTTCAGTGATTAA